A genomic stretch from Megachile rotundata isolate GNS110a chromosome 1, iyMegRotu1, whole genome shotgun sequence includes:
- the LOC100883880 gene encoding uncharacterized protein LOC100883880 isoform X3, whose product MSEKRDNLYHTIKRLFGRHSFQKVRGYEDDMTWFTIFTTLLAVQFTVGISDVEVIIPRLEDVVTLQLEEEYGIENCEVETSTGQKYQYIPYQYIGFRSIIDRKVFLDSSSTCDIRIKNVALEDAGLWKITTYFNTTDRPPVTKTFKLLVAQEIGVVPGPITVTGGYFAYVKLDMDKRNVTRCVVNVMCESTKRKHMQIDLLSDNTTDFERFGPCGFKMLAHINSTYICTPSELVAVVEDKFVYTSKVKINIVHNIEKPEKMEITTLDCGKSGKVIFSAKSRTTFCQLEGPMGLKSLLSEDCIYNIPAVTNRHDGIWTARYGIRGNPVPIIERFRVVVRDARKIDTNVTVTENNEIQLSCHVYGEQGVPYSFCNFIRPDGYVLNLEPGIGTERYRAFNVSQFDKFGRISNVNCGLVISQPKQYDYGGWKCGIGSYQFYIGSIIYVDPRIINANETYVKEIEVVTENVYVKRNDSFQIKCTADKALSYCWFQSPNGTSYSVSKNQKQSPTTLPYVGLGLKLGECVVQIDHATHADHGEWTCNLGVLDGPEKSQKLFVNVTGKYSEESIGRWTCVAGLYGLRDEEAWATITVHSQSTTTYCIITIISIIVSLLMIFCIASYIYVHRKRRMPTEDSSCTYNDKSNLVQFFGKIYPVIGKCNKSISQTNLE is encoded by the exons ATGAGCGAGAAGCGCGATAATCTTTATCACACTATAAAAAGATTGTTCGGTCGACATTCGTTTCAGAAAGTTCGCGGGTACGAGGACGATATGACGTGGTTCACGATTTTCACGACTCTTCTGGCCGTGCAGTTCACCGTCGGCATTTCGG ATGTTGAGGTGATCATCCCACGATTAGAAGATGTTGTAACACTGCAGTTGGAAGAAGAATATGGAATAGAGAACTGTGAAGTTGAAACGAGCACTGGTCAAAAATATCAGTATATACCCTATCAGTATATAGGCTTTAGAAGTATAATTGATCGAAAAGTTTTTCTTGATTCCTCCAGTACTTGTGACATCCGAATTAAAAATGTGGCATTGGAGGATGCTGGTCTATGGAAAATAACAACGTACTTTAATACGACTGACCGTCCACCTGTTACAAAGACATTCAAGCTACTCGTAGCACAG GAAATCGGAGTGGTTCCTGGACCTATAACGGTAACCGGTGGTTACTTCGCATATGTGAAGCTCGATATGGACAAAAGAAATGTCACACGTTGTGTTGTTAATGTAATGTGTGAATCTACC aAGAGGAAACATATGCAAATCGATCTTCTAAGTGATAACACCACGGATTTTGAAAGATTTGGACCGTGTGGATTTAAAATGCTGGCACACATAAATAGCACTTATATCTGTACACCATCGGAACTCGTAGCAGTCGTTGAAGACAAATTTGTTTATACTAGTAAAGTTAAAATCAACATCGTCCATAATATAGAGAAACCTGAAAAGATG GAAATAACCACGCTAGATTGTGGAAAAAGTGGTAAAGTGATATTTTCTGCGAAAAGTAGAACCACGTTTTGCCAACTCGAAGGACCTATGGGCTTGAAATCACTCCTTTCTGAAGACTGTATTTATAACATACCCGCAGTTACAAATCGACACGATGGTATTTGGACTGCACGTTATGGCATACGAGGAAATCCTGTTCCTATTATTGAACGCTTCAGAGTTGTTGTTCGTG ATGCGAGAAAAATTGATACTAACGTTACAGTGACAGAAAATAACGAAATCCAACTGTCTTGTCACGTTTATGGCGAACAGGGAGTTCCCTATAGTTTCTGCAATTTTATCAGACCAGATGGATACGTGCTGAATCTGGAACCTGGTATCGGAACGGAAAG ATACAGAGCATTTAACGTATCGCAATTCGACAAATTCGGGAGAATAAGCAACGTAAACTGTGGTTTGGTTATAAGTCAACCTAAGCAGTATGATTACGGTGGTTGGAAATGTGGCATAGGTTCATATCAATTTTACATCGGTTCGATAATTTACGTTGACCCTCGTATAATAAATGCAAACGAAACATACGTCAAAGAAATTGAGGTTGTTACGGAGAACGTCTACGTGAAACGCAACGATTCATTCCAG ATTAAATGTACTGCGGACAAAGCTTTGAGTTACTGCTGGTTTCAAAGTCCTAATGGCACATCGTACTCAGTTTCTAAAAACCAAAAACAATCACCTACCACCCTCCCTTACGTAGGGTTAGGATTGAAGCTTGGCGAATGCGTCGTGCAAATTGATCACGCTACTCACGCAGATCATGGTGAATGGACTTGTAATCTTGGAGTTCTTGACGGCCCCGAAAAAAGTCAAAAGTTGTTTGTAAACGTCACAG GCAAATACAGCGAAGAAAGTATCGGCAGATGGACCTGTGTTGCTGGGTTGTACGGTCTTAGAGACGAGGAGGCATGGGCAACCATAACTGTTCACTCGCAGTCTACAACGACATATTGTATTATAACGATTATCAGCATAATTGTATCTCTTCTTATGATTTTTTGCATTGCGAGTTACATTTACGTTCACAGGAAACGACGTATGCCCACGGAAGATTCATCTTGTAcatataatgataagagtaatttggTACAGTTTTTCGGTAAAATTTATCCTGTAATTGGAAAGTGCAACAAGTCGATCAGCCAAACGAATCTCGAGTGA
- the LOC100883880 gene encoding uncharacterized protein LOC100883880 isoform X1, producing MSEKRDNLYHTIKRLFGRHSFQKVRGYEDDMTWFTIFTTLLAVQFTVGISDVEVIIPRLEDVVTLQLEEEYGIENCEVETSTGQKYQYIPYQYIGFRSIIDRKVFLDSSSTCDIRIKNVALEDAGLWKITTYFNTTDRPPVTKTFKLLVAQEIGVVPGPITVTGGYFAYVKLDMDKRNVTRCVVNVMCESTKRKHMQIDLLSDNTTDFERFGPCGFKMLAHINSTYICTPSELVAVVEDKFVYTSKVKINIVHNIEKPEKMEITTLDCGKSGKVIFSAKSRTTFCQLEGPMGLKSLLSEDCIYNIPAVTNRHDGIWTARYGIRGNPVPIIERFRVVVRDARKIDTNVTVTENNEIQLSCHVYGEQGVPYSFCNFIRPDGYVLNLEPGIGTERYRAFNVSQFDKFGRISNVNCGLVISQPKQYDYGGWKCGIGSYQFYIGSIIYVDPRIINANETYVKEIEVVTENVYVKRNDSFQIKCTADKALSYCWFQSPNGTSYSVSKNQKQSPTTLPYVGLGLKLGECVVQIDHATHADHGEWTCNLGVLDGPEKSQKLFVNVTESYVIPEHSILVANYEDDITLSCGILPNLTDIEVVYCRWIHPDGHGIHNSLSQRYMVSQTDTQCRLMIPSKYSEESIGRWTCVAGLYGLRDEEAWATITVHSQSTTTYCIITIISIIVSLLMIFCIASYIYVHRKRRMPTEDSSCTYNDKSNLVQFFGKIYPVIGKCNKSISQTNLE from the exons ATGAGCGAGAAGCGCGATAATCTTTATCACACTATAAAAAGATTGTTCGGTCGACATTCGTTTCAGAAAGTTCGCGGGTACGAGGACGATATGACGTGGTTCACGATTTTCACGACTCTTCTGGCCGTGCAGTTCACCGTCGGCATTTCGG ATGTTGAGGTGATCATCCCACGATTAGAAGATGTTGTAACACTGCAGTTGGAAGAAGAATATGGAATAGAGAACTGTGAAGTTGAAACGAGCACTGGTCAAAAATATCAGTATATACCCTATCAGTATATAGGCTTTAGAAGTATAATTGATCGAAAAGTTTTTCTTGATTCCTCCAGTACTTGTGACATCCGAATTAAAAATGTGGCATTGGAGGATGCTGGTCTATGGAAAATAACAACGTACTTTAATACGACTGACCGTCCACCTGTTACAAAGACATTCAAGCTACTCGTAGCACAG GAAATCGGAGTGGTTCCTGGACCTATAACGGTAACCGGTGGTTACTTCGCATATGTGAAGCTCGATATGGACAAAAGAAATGTCACACGTTGTGTTGTTAATGTAATGTGTGAATCTACC aAGAGGAAACATATGCAAATCGATCTTCTAAGTGATAACACCACGGATTTTGAAAGATTTGGACCGTGTGGATTTAAAATGCTGGCACACATAAATAGCACTTATATCTGTACACCATCGGAACTCGTAGCAGTCGTTGAAGACAAATTTGTTTATACTAGTAAAGTTAAAATCAACATCGTCCATAATATAGAGAAACCTGAAAAGATG GAAATAACCACGCTAGATTGTGGAAAAAGTGGTAAAGTGATATTTTCTGCGAAAAGTAGAACCACGTTTTGCCAACTCGAAGGACCTATGGGCTTGAAATCACTCCTTTCTGAAGACTGTATTTATAACATACCCGCAGTTACAAATCGACACGATGGTATTTGGACTGCACGTTATGGCATACGAGGAAATCCTGTTCCTATTATTGAACGCTTCAGAGTTGTTGTTCGTG ATGCGAGAAAAATTGATACTAACGTTACAGTGACAGAAAATAACGAAATCCAACTGTCTTGTCACGTTTATGGCGAACAGGGAGTTCCCTATAGTTTCTGCAATTTTATCAGACCAGATGGATACGTGCTGAATCTGGAACCTGGTATCGGAACGGAAAG ATACAGAGCATTTAACGTATCGCAATTCGACAAATTCGGGAGAATAAGCAACGTAAACTGTGGTTTGGTTATAAGTCAACCTAAGCAGTATGATTACGGTGGTTGGAAATGTGGCATAGGTTCATATCAATTTTACATCGGTTCGATAATTTACGTTGACCCTCGTATAATAAATGCAAACGAAACATACGTCAAAGAAATTGAGGTTGTTACGGAGAACGTCTACGTGAAACGCAACGATTCATTCCAG ATTAAATGTACTGCGGACAAAGCTTTGAGTTACTGCTGGTTTCAAAGTCCTAATGGCACATCGTACTCAGTTTCTAAAAACCAAAAACAATCACCTACCACCCTCCCTTACGTAGGGTTAGGATTGAAGCTTGGCGAATGCGTCGTGCAAATTGATCACGCTACTCACGCAGATCATGGTGAATGGACTTGTAATCTTGGAGTTCTTGACGGCCCCGAAAAAAGTCAAAAGTTGTTTGTAAACGTCACAG AAAGCTACGTAATTCCGGAACATTCAATATTGGTGGCGAACTACGAAGACGACATAACGTTATCGTGTGGTATACTTCCAAACCTAACGGATATAGAAGTTGTTTATTGCCGTTGGATCCATCCCGATGGGCACGGAATTCACAATAGCTTAAGTCAACGATACATGGTTAGCCAAACTGACACGCAATGCAGATTAATGATTCCAA GCAAATACAGCGAAGAAAGTATCGGCAGATGGACCTGTGTTGCTGGGTTGTACGGTCTTAGAGACGAGGAGGCATGGGCAACCATAACTGTTCACTCGCAGTCTACAACGACATATTGTATTATAACGATTATCAGCATAATTGTATCTCTTCTTATGATTTTTTGCATTGCGAGTTACATTTACGTTCACAGGAAACGACGTATGCCCACGGAAGATTCATCTTGTAcatataatgataagagtaatttggTACAGTTTTTCGGTAAAATTTATCCTGTAATTGGAAAGTGCAACAAGTCGATCAGCCAAACGAATCTCGAGTGA
- the LOC100883880 gene encoding uncharacterized protein LOC100883880 isoform X2, with protein MSEKRDNLYHTIKRLFGRHSFQKVRGYEDDMTWFTIFTTLLAVQFTVGISDVEVIIPRLEDVVTLQLEEEYGIENCEVETSTGQKYQYIPYQYIGFRSIIDRKVFLDSSSTCDIRIKNVALEDAGLWKITTYFNTTDRPPVTKTFKLLVAQEIGVVPGPITVTGGYFAYVKLDMDKRNVTRCVVNVMCESTKRKHMQIDLLSDNTTDFERFGPCGFKMLAHINSTYICTPSELVAVVEDKFVYTSKVKINIVHNIEKPEKMEITTLDCGKSGKVIFSAKSRTTFCQLEGPMGLKSLLSEDCIYNIPAVTNRHDGIWTARYGIRGNPVPIIERFRVVVRDARKIDTNVTVTENNEIQLSCHVYGEQGVPYSFCNFIRPDGYVLNLEPGIGTERYRAFNVSQFDKFGRISNVNCGLVISQPKQYDYGGWKCGIGSYQFYIGSIIYVDPRIINANETYVKEIEVVTENVYVKRNDSFQIKCTADKALSYCWFQSPNGTSYSVSKNQKQSPTTLPYVGLGLKLGECVVQIDHATHADHGEWTCNLGVLDGPEKSQKLFVNVTESYVIPEHSILVANYEDDITLSCGILPNLTDIEVVYCRWIHPDGHGIHNSLSQRYMVSQTDTQCRLMIPSKYSEESIGRWTCVAGLYGLRDEEAWATITVHSQSTTTY; from the exons ATGAGCGAGAAGCGCGATAATCTTTATCACACTATAAAAAGATTGTTCGGTCGACATTCGTTTCAGAAAGTTCGCGGGTACGAGGACGATATGACGTGGTTCACGATTTTCACGACTCTTCTGGCCGTGCAGTTCACCGTCGGCATTTCGG ATGTTGAGGTGATCATCCCACGATTAGAAGATGTTGTAACACTGCAGTTGGAAGAAGAATATGGAATAGAGAACTGTGAAGTTGAAACGAGCACTGGTCAAAAATATCAGTATATACCCTATCAGTATATAGGCTTTAGAAGTATAATTGATCGAAAAGTTTTTCTTGATTCCTCCAGTACTTGTGACATCCGAATTAAAAATGTGGCATTGGAGGATGCTGGTCTATGGAAAATAACAACGTACTTTAATACGACTGACCGTCCACCTGTTACAAAGACATTCAAGCTACTCGTAGCACAG GAAATCGGAGTGGTTCCTGGACCTATAACGGTAACCGGTGGTTACTTCGCATATGTGAAGCTCGATATGGACAAAAGAAATGTCACACGTTGTGTTGTTAATGTAATGTGTGAATCTACC aAGAGGAAACATATGCAAATCGATCTTCTAAGTGATAACACCACGGATTTTGAAAGATTTGGACCGTGTGGATTTAAAATGCTGGCACACATAAATAGCACTTATATCTGTACACCATCGGAACTCGTAGCAGTCGTTGAAGACAAATTTGTTTATACTAGTAAAGTTAAAATCAACATCGTCCATAATATAGAGAAACCTGAAAAGATG GAAATAACCACGCTAGATTGTGGAAAAAGTGGTAAAGTGATATTTTCTGCGAAAAGTAGAACCACGTTTTGCCAACTCGAAGGACCTATGGGCTTGAAATCACTCCTTTCTGAAGACTGTATTTATAACATACCCGCAGTTACAAATCGACACGATGGTATTTGGACTGCACGTTATGGCATACGAGGAAATCCTGTTCCTATTATTGAACGCTTCAGAGTTGTTGTTCGTG ATGCGAGAAAAATTGATACTAACGTTACAGTGACAGAAAATAACGAAATCCAACTGTCTTGTCACGTTTATGGCGAACAGGGAGTTCCCTATAGTTTCTGCAATTTTATCAGACCAGATGGATACGTGCTGAATCTGGAACCTGGTATCGGAACGGAAAG ATACAGAGCATTTAACGTATCGCAATTCGACAAATTCGGGAGAATAAGCAACGTAAACTGTGGTTTGGTTATAAGTCAACCTAAGCAGTATGATTACGGTGGTTGGAAATGTGGCATAGGTTCATATCAATTTTACATCGGTTCGATAATTTACGTTGACCCTCGTATAATAAATGCAAACGAAACATACGTCAAAGAAATTGAGGTTGTTACGGAGAACGTCTACGTGAAACGCAACGATTCATTCCAG ATTAAATGTACTGCGGACAAAGCTTTGAGTTACTGCTGGTTTCAAAGTCCTAATGGCACATCGTACTCAGTTTCTAAAAACCAAAAACAATCACCTACCACCCTCCCTTACGTAGGGTTAGGATTGAAGCTTGGCGAATGCGTCGTGCAAATTGATCACGCTACTCACGCAGATCATGGTGAATGGACTTGTAATCTTGGAGTTCTTGACGGCCCCGAAAAAAGTCAAAAGTTGTTTGTAAACGTCACAG AAAGCTACGTAATTCCGGAACATTCAATATTGGTGGCGAACTACGAAGACGACATAACGTTATCGTGTGGTATACTTCCAAACCTAACGGATATAGAAGTTGTTTATTGCCGTTGGATCCATCCCGATGGGCACGGAATTCACAATAGCTTAAGTCAACGATACATGGTTAGCCAAACTGACACGCAATGCAGATTAATGATTCCAA GCAAATACAGCGAAGAAAGTATCGGCAGATGGACCTGTGTTGCTGGGTTGTACGGTCTTAGAGACGAGGAGGCATGGGCAACCATAACTGTTCACTCGCAGTCTACAACGACATATT GA